CGTGCTCGAGTCGGCCGGCGTCCACGTCGAGATCCCCGACGACGTCGCCCCGAGCGGCCGGGCGGCGTACTCGGTCGGCATGCTCGACGCTGCCGAACAGCGCGCCCGGAAAAATATCGACCTGTTCACCGAGTACATCGATGACGGGTACGAGATCATCGCCGTCGAGCCGTCCGACGCCGTCGCGTTTCAGGACGAGTACCTCGATCTGGTGCCGACGGCGGACGCGGAGCGGGTCGCTGCACACGCGTACGGAATCAGCGAGTACGTGGACACGTACCGCCTCGTCGAGCAGCTTCCCCTCGACGAGACGGACGAGACCCTCGCGTACCACGGCCACTGCCACCAGAAGGCGACCGGGAAGGACCACCACGCCGTCGGCGTGCTCCGGCGGGCCGGCTACGCCGTCGATCCGATCGAGTCCAGCTGCTGTGGCATGGCCGGCTCGTTCGGCTACGAAGCCGAACACTACGACCTCTCGAAGGCGATCGGCGAGCGCCTCTACGAGAAGTTAGACGAGAGCGACGGATCGCCGGTCGCGCCTGGCGCGTCCTGTCGGAGCCAGATCGGCGATCGGGAGAGCCGCGACGAGCGGCCGCCCCATCCGATCGAGAAGGTGAACGAGCTGCTTACGGCGCGAGGGTCGTAGGTCGTCCGCATCGGTTATTTCGGGCTTTTCTGGGCTCCGAACCGCCTCGATTCCGCTTGAGTCCCGTCGGTTACGGTTCCCGGCGGACGCGATCGGACCGATAGCGGCTGATTTTACGTTCGGCCTCGAATTCGTTTCGCGCGGTACTCGAGTCGCTCATCGCTTCGGCGACCCGGACGCGAACTGAGTGCCGGGCGGACGAAAACGAAAAAACCGACCGCGGGTCGGCCGATCGCCTAGAAGACGTCGAAGACCGACGGCAGCACGTCGGGCATGACGTACACGAAGACCATCGCCCAGAAGCCGACGAACACCGCGTAGTAGACCAGCGGGATCAGGTTCAGCCGCATGACCCGCCCCTCCTGGCCGACCAGGCCGACCGTCGCGAGCGCCGCGACCAGATTGTGAATCGCGACGAGGTTCCCGATCGCGCCGCCGACGGCCTGGGCACCGACGATGATCTGGGTCGGCAGGCCCAGCTCCGTCGCCGCTTCGAACTGGAACGTCCCGAAGGTGATGTTCGACGCCGTGTTCGACCCCGTCATCGCCGCGGCGAGCGCACCGATCAACGCGGCGATGGCGGGATAGACCGGTCCGAACGCGTTCGCCGTCGAGACGGCGAGCACCTCGATCATGCTCCCGACCGCCGGCGCGCCGGGCGCCTCGCCGGACAGGAGCATCACCTGCACCATCGCGATGACGAACACGAGCGCGATAAAGGGCGAGACGATTTTTTCGGCGGCCTCGCGCCAGGCCTGTCCGACCTGGTCGCCGTTCATGCCGAACAGCGGGATGGCGATGAGCGCGCTGACGACCAGCCACATCCCGGGTGCGTGTCCCCACGCGATCGCCGCGCTGTGTGGCGTCCCCAGGATACTCGCCCACTCGATGACGAACAGCGAACTGTTGAAGAACTCCGTGATGGGGTCGATCACGCGGGTGATGACCAGCAACACGACGAGGAAGAGGTACGGCGACCAGGCCTTGAACAGCGACATCGATCGACCGCCGTCGGCGGCGGCCCCGGGTTGGGCCCCGTTCTCGCCCGGTTCGATCGTCCCGACCCAGGAGTCCGGCCACTCCTCCCGGGGCGGGAAGTCCCACTTCTCGTCCGGGAGGAAGTACCCCGCCTTGAGCGTCGGCACCACGATCGCGGCGCCGACCATCGACCCGATCAGCGACGGGAACTCGGCGGTGAGGAACCAGGCCGAGAGCCAGTAGGGAATCGCGAACGCGACCCCCGCGAACAGGCAGAGGGGCCAGACGTCCAGCGCCGGTTGTATCGATCGCTCCTCACCGAAGAAGTACACGACCATTCCGACCGCGAACAACGGCATGACGAACCCGACCAGCGCGTGATACGTCGCCGCCCACGCGGCGACCTGGACCGAGTACTCGGCGACGGTCATCCCCTGTGATTCGATCGCCTCCTGCGCGAAGGAGACGCTCGAGAGCGGCTGTTGGATACCGACGATGATCGGCGTCCCCACCGCGCCGTAGGTCACGGCGATGATGTGTCCGATGATGGCCGCGATCACGGCCGCGAGCGCCGGGAAGCCGAGCGCGAGCAACAGCGGCGCAACGACCGCGGCGGGCGTCCCGAACCCGGCGGCGCCCTCGATGAACGTCGCGAGCAGGAAGCCGAGAAGGACGATCTGGACGCGCCGGTCGTCGGATATCGTCGCGAATCCGCGATTGATCCGCTCGAACGCGCCGGCTTGCATCAGCGTATAGAGCAGGACGAGCGCCCCGAACACGATCCAGAGGATCTCGAGGGCCGTCATCACGCCCACCATCGACGCGGCCGCGAGATACTCGGGCGGGTTGTTCCACACGAGGTACCCGACGGCGAGCGCGACGAGCCAGGCGATCGGCATCGCGCGCGTCGCCGGCCACAGCAGCCCGACGATCAGAACGGCGACGATCAGCAGCGGCAACGCCGCAGCGATGGTCTCCATCACCACGTCTCACTCACCCCCGCAAAACCGGCCGACCGAACGATTGCACTCCCTGTACCCGGATTCGAATCGAGTGATATCCCTGGCTTACCGTACATTGCGAACGCCCCACACGCACGTATCATAATGGAATTAATAAAGATGATGGTGATACGTCCAACGCATCCGATGGCGAATGAAGGGGAGAACGCTCAAATATGACTCCCGGATACAACTGGGGAAATGTGCGGACACCGACCGCACGCTATCGGGAAGCAGTCGTTCGTCATCGCCACGCTCAGAGTCCGCTCGTGGAGCGCGGAGAATCGGATCTCTGACACCTGGAGGGTCAGATACCGCACGGGTCCCGTACCGTGATGGTGCCCGTCGCTCCGTTGCCGTCCCTGAAGCCGTTACGAGAGCCCGCCAAGACTCCGTCCGGGTACCCCCTGTCGACCGACAGCGAGCGCTCGACCGCTCACTCGTCTCGGCCGACGACCGAATTACGGAGCGTTCCGACGCCCTCGTACGTGATTTCGACGGTGTCACCGGGTTCGATGAGTCCGGGATTCGCGGGACTCCCGAACGCGACGACGTCGCCTGGTCGGAACGTGAATCGCTTCGAGAGATACGAGATGATTTCGTACGGATCGAACAGCATCAGTTCGGTGTTCGCGTCCTGTCGTCGCTCGTCGTTCACGTCGGTCCACATGTCGATGTCGGTCGGATCGACGTCGGTCTCGATCCACGGGCCGAGCGGCCCGGAGCCGTCGAAGGCTTTCCGTGCGGTTCGGCCCTGTTGGTCGAGCGCGTCCACGTCGTTCATAATCGTGTAGCCGCGAACGACCGCCGGGACCTCGTCTTCGGAGACGTCGTGACAGGGTTCGTCGATGACGGCCGCGAGTTCCCCGGCGTAGGTCAGTTCGTCCGTGAATGCGGGAGAGATGATCGGTTCCTCGTGTGCCAGGAGCGATGCGGGCGGTTTGATGAAGAAGTCGGGTTCTTCGGGCCGTTCGTACTCCATCTGGTCCAACGTCGCCGCGTAGTTGCGCCCGACGCAATACAGCGCCGAGGGATCACAGGGCGGAAGGAAGTCGCCGTCGGCGCTCACCTCGTAGGTGCCATCATCGGTCCGCACGATACCGTCTTCGTACCGTCCAGTAACCGGTCCGTCGGAAGTCGCGATCCGTGCGAGTCGCATATCGGGTGTGACGAGTCCAAGAGGGTAGGTTTACCGGTTCGATTTCGGAGATGTTCGCCGACGATGACACACGGACACGAATGCGCGAGCGGCGAGCCGTGATCGCGATCCGGAACGCGAGCGATCGCGCGCCGTCAGCGGTACGCCGTTCCGAACGTCGGCTAGCCACGAAATCCTATATCGAAAGTGTTCTCGAATATGCAGACCCGTTAGCTATGAGAGTTGGGATCTTTCCCTATACATATCCACAAGCCTAACTAGTTAGTATAATCGGTTGAGCTTAGCATCTAGGCGATGCTTACAGCCCATCTCCGTGACCCTTCGAAGAAGAGAGATTCTAACTGAGAAGTCGTTCAGGTTGGGAAATTCAGTTAGGTTGATTAGTTAGTCTAACCAGTGAAGACGGAGGATAACGTGATAGGGAGCCGATCTCTCGAAGTAGTCTTTCCCATCAGCCTAACTCATCGGACTAACCGAGTAAAGGGATGATGAGTGGTCGCTCTGATCGGCATCGTCTAGTTAGGCTAGTTTGAGGAACGAGCAGGTCAGAGAGTGAGTTTGGCATGTTGCTCGCAGACCTGCTCAGCGAATGCTACGCGGCTGAATTTGATAAATCTTGAGAGCGTGAGCGGAGGGCGACGCCCGTCAGGGTGTTCGCCGTCCGGCTTCACGCAACCGGCTGTTCGCTCCGGGAGATATAAGCAATCCTTCGCTTGTTTGGTGTAAAACGTTCTCATCAAGCAATCTGGCACTGGGCTCATCGGCTGGCTGACAGCGTTTCAGACTCGCCGCCGCCCACGAGAGCGAAGCTCTCGTGCGGCCTATCAGAACGCGACGCGTTCTGAGGACGGCGAAGCCGTCACAGGTCGTTATTGGTGAAAACCTGTCAAGATTAACGCCGACTGGTCTTGGGCGTACGCTGCAATAGGCATGGATTTACCGCTTATTCTCGATATCGCAGTGTTCGGATAACAAGGTACTGATCTAGTAATTAGGGAGGCGGCGTCCTGTTCGATGATTCGAGGTAACGCTATGGCTGCTTCAGAGGGATTGGCCTCTGTATCGACCGAAACGTAATCGAATTCTTGATCGGCATCTTGTCGCATTTTCTTCTTCAGTCGTAATTTCGAGTCCGATGTTGTGAGTTTGCCCACGGGATCATCGGCCCTGAAAGCGGACGGCCTATACCGATAATTGCCGTGTTCTCATTCCCCAGAGCTAACTAAACACCCGGCAAAAGGCGTTCCTGCTCTACCGCTGTAATAATTTTTCCGCCGGTTCATGTGCACAGGTATCACGTAACACGGGGAGTTATGAAGGTTTAGATGTATTATAACCCGCCATATAGCGGAGAATATTGCCACGGGGTGGGGAAATATATTCTACGACAGTTGTTATCACACCGGGTATAATGCTCTTCCCGCGCTTGTTCAAACAGTCAGTCGCACGAACTCCAGATCGAGTCGCAGTCGTCAATCTCGGTACTAACGAAACATTCACCTACCGGGAATTAGCAGAGGCGGTTTACTCAGTCGCGAATGGACTTGAAGAGCGGGGCATCGAACCGGGTGATAGACTCACGATCTGTATGGGGAACCGTCCAGAGCACGTCATCACATTTCTCGCAACGCAACTGATCGGTGCTGTCGCGGTTCCGTTTAACTTTCGTGTCTCGGCAGACGGCGTGACGTACCATGTCAACAATTCAAAGTCAAAGCTACTGCTGTACGATACCTTCTCGAAGGATGCAGTCGAAACAGCAGCGGGTGATCTTGACGTTCCGCTGATCTATGTGGGAGACGATCCAGCGGACAGAGGGACCTCGTTTGAATCGCTGCTCGACGTGAGTTCCACCGAACCGCCGATTCAGGTCACGGAAGACGATCCGAGCGTGATGCTGTATAGCTCCGGAACGACTGGCGATCCAAAGGGAATTCCGCTCGATCATCGAGCAACGACTGCTCGAACGCTTGTGAATGCAATGGGGCAGCGATACTACCTCGGCGAGACCATCCTCGGAGTTATGCCGCTGTATCACACGGTCGGGCTACATGGTGTTCTCTGTGACGTCCTGGGGATGAGCGGAACATATCTCTGTCAGCCCCAGCTTGATCCCGAACAATGCGTTCGAGCGATTCCCGAATGGGATGTCACTGCGCTCCACGAGGCGCCGACTATCTTCCACCAATACCTCAAGACGGACACAATCGAGGAAGTCGACCTGAGTTCCGTCAGCGCGGTTGGGTTCTCGGGAGCACCGATGAGTAGCAGCGTCTTCGAAGCGGTCATCGACGTGTTCGAGCCGGATCACGTCGCGAATCTCTACGGGACGACGGAGGCGTACGGTACGCTCGCGTACGAGGCCCTCGAGAAGGGAGACGATCCGACGACGGCAGGCCCGGCGAACGTGTTCTTCGAAACGCGTATCGTCGACGTCAGTGCGATCGATCCGGATGCAACAGTCGATCCGGGTATTGAAGGCGAACTCATTGTGAACACGGAGTCGCCAGTTGCGTTCGACGGCTACTGGAACAAACCGGAGCAGACGGAAGCAGTCATTCAGGACGGGTGGTTCTTTACCGGTGACGCAGCGTACGAGACCGACGAAAGGAACATCGTTATCACGGGACGGACAGATGATATGATTATTAGCGGAGGCGAAAATATTCATCCGGCAAACGTGGAGGATGTGTTAGCCTCCCATCCCAAGATCACTGATGTAGGCATTGTCGGTGTGCCCGATGAGGAGTGGGGAGAAAAGGTGAAAGCATACATCGTCTCGGACGGGCTCTCGGCCAACAAGTTAGATCAGTGGTGTTTGGAGAACGACGAACTACCGAATTTCAAACGCCCTCGAGTGTACGAATTCGTCTCGGAACTGCCGCGTAATCCAAGCGGGAAAATCATGCGGTATAAGCTCCAGAATCAAGAGTGATCTCATCCTAAGTTTCGATCGAGAACACGTCGAATGGTAGGCGCGTATCATTCAAGATAGCACCGTCAGTCATGGCAAAGCATCAGCCATCGAAGAGACAGCTCTATCGCGCCGCAATGCTTGTTTGAACATGTCGGACTCCTAGCTCGGCTCTCGTCGCTGTAGTAGCGTCTGAATGTCATCGGAAGCCCATATCAATTACAATCGTATGGTTGTAATAATAAGGGTGGAAAGCTGTCCGATTTGGTCGAACAGAAACAAGAGGGAGAAGATTTCAGGGGATGCAAACAACTAGCAGAGATAGATGGCGAGTAGAACTGTCCGAAATAGCCGAACAGTTTATTGTGATTGCTATTGATCTGCACACCATGAGTCAAGGTAGACCACCGCTGCGAACCATTCAACGAACGTTCGCCGTGCTAGATGTCCTCTGGACCGTCGACGGTGCCGGACCGACGGAAGTAGCCGAGCAGATGGATCTCCCGAAGAGTACCGTGTATGAATACCTTCGAGCCTTAGCATCCACAGGATACGTCGTCCAAGCAGACGGTAAGTACAGAATTAGCTATAAATTCCTCTCAATGGGTGGACGAATGCGACAACGGAATCGCCTCTTTCAGATCGCCAAGCCGGAACTGCGAAAAGTAGCTATGGAAACAGGTGAACTCGTGAATCTCAATATCGAAGAACGATCGAAATCGATAATCGTCCATCAGGAAGAAGGAGATCAGTCCTTGAATCTCGGAACGTATCCAGGGATGGAGACGCCGCTGCATTCCCATGCAGCGGGGAAAGTCCTCCTGGCACACCTCCCCGAAGACGTTCTCGAACGAATACTTGATGGGCACCTCGAACAGGTCACGGACGAGACGATCACTGATCCGGCGACGCTACGGACTGAATTGGATCAGATACGCGATCAGGGATACGCCGTCGATTGGGATCAACAGGTCCCCGGAATGGGCGTCGTCTCAGTACCTATTTTGATCGACGGACGATTATTCGGATCTATCGGCGTCGTTTGCCCGACGGGACGACTCGAAGATACGTCGTATCAGAACGACCTGGTGCGGAAGATACGAGAAACAGCGAACACCATCACTGTGAACTATAAGTATGGTAACTGATATGTGACGATAATTATTTTACGGTGGGGACGAATAGTTATTCTGTATGCCCAAGCTTACGAGCGATCAGTTTACCAAGCGGCTCAGCCGCCAAACCGAAAAGGAAGCCGACCGGCTCGCTGAAACTGTCTATACCCCGGATATGAGAATGGAAGGTCAGAGTCTGATTCGGATGTTGCAGTCATTCATGTGGAACGAATTCTACTTCGGGATGTATCCGCCGGCGAAGCAGATGAACCGACTCTATGAACTGAACGATGGCGATGTAACTGCAGATATTGATATTGTCGTCGAGCTCGCGAATATGGCTCGGGACGAACTCAAACATGCCAAGTTGTTCTCGAACCGAATCGAAGAGCTCGGTGGTGAACCCGATCTACGCAAGTACGAACCGACGGATGAACAGGTCGAAATGTTTCACACAGTGTACGACCACGAGAACCCGGTCTTGCTCGCCGCGTGTCAGCAGGTCGGTATCGAACGGTTCGTCCCGAAGCTGTTCCAAGCTCTCGTCGACAACGATGTCGTCGACGATCGGACGAAAGAAGTATTACACTCAGCGGACCTCGACGAACCGAACCACCTCAACGTCGGTCGGAAAATTCTTCTCCGATACGCGACCAACGAGGAGATTCAACAGCGAGTAATGGAAGTCAATCGTGCCGCCTGTAAGAGTATGTACGACCTCTATGGTGTCGAATACGAACGCAACGCGGATGAGTTGAAGGAGTCAATCGCATAATATGACCACACAAGACACGCCGAGCAACGAAACTGAAGAACGGCAGCCGACGATTGATCCCAAGTCTCCGCCAGAAGTCAATCTGGAGGGCCTCGAGGACTGTTCCTCCGCTGGCCTCACCAAACTTGAGGATCTAGACGTAATCAAGCTCGAAACCGAACAGCGAAACGGTGAAGACATCGTGACGCAGATACAGATCAATGTACAATATCTGGAAACGATGGGTACGGAGTTCCACGTCGTTGAACGCCGGTATGGAGACAGATGGGAACTAGGCAGTTGGGATCCGGATATTCGTGTACTCCGATAAATAGTCTTGATCAAAACGGATTGCGTAGAGAATGACATATGGTCAGACTCAGCGAGTATCAGGACTCCACAGCGACTAAAACACATGTGAAAGTTTGACCATGCCGCCCGCAGACCTGTTCAGTGGGTGCTACGCGGCGGAATTTGATGAATCTTGGAGCGTGAGCGGACGGCGATGCCCGTTAGGGTGTTCGCTCCGGGAGTCACAAGCAATTCTGCGCTTGATTAGTGTAAAACGTTCTCATCAAGCAATCTGGCACTGGGTTCATCGGCTGGCTGACAGCGTCTCAGACCCGCCGACGTCTACGAGAGCGAAGTTCTCGTGCGGCCTATCAGAACGCGACGCGTTCTGAGGACGGCGAAGCCGCCACAGACCGCTATTGGTAAAATAGCTGTCAAGGTTAACGGCGACTGATCTTGGGCGTACGCTGCAATAGACATGGACTCACGGCGTATTCTCGATGTCGCAGTGTTCGGATAACGAGGTACCAATCCAGCTGCTACGTTCCTGCACAAATTGGCCGAAAAACACGACCTCTCCGACACAGTGATTCTTGTCGATGGCGACGGCTATCTGACTGCCCTCTCTTGAGTAGGGTTGAGCGGTCAGCTCGACTATATCGACCGATACCGCATCGAAAAAT
This is a stretch of genomic DNA from Natrinema salifodinae. It encodes these proteins:
- a CDS encoding L-lactate permease, with amino-acid sequence METIAAALPLLIVAVLIVGLLWPATRAMPIAWLVALAVGYLVWNNPPEYLAAASMVGVMTALEILWIVFGALVLLYTLMQAGAFERINRGFATISDDRRVQIVLLGFLLATFIEGAAGFGTPAAVVAPLLLALGFPALAAVIAAIIGHIIAVTYGAVGTPIIVGIQQPLSSVSFAQEAIESQGMTVAEYSVQVAAWAATYHALVGFVMPLFAVGMVVYFFGEERSIQPALDVWPLCLFAGVAFAIPYWLSAWFLTAEFPSLIGSMVGAAIVVPTLKAGYFLPDEKWDFPPREEWPDSWVGTIEPGENGAQPGAAADGGRSMSLFKAWSPYLFLVVLLVITRVIDPITEFFNSSLFVIEWASILGTPHSAAIAWGHAPGMWLVVSALIAIPLFGMNGDQVGQAWREAAEKIVSPFIALVFVIAMVQVMLLSGEAPGAPAVGSMIEVLAVSTANAFGPVYPAIAALIGALAAAMTGSNTASNITFGTFQFEAATELGLPTQIIVGAQAVGGAIGNLVAIHNLVAALATVGLVGQEGRVMRLNLIPLVYYAVFVGFWAMVFVYVMPDVLPSVFDVF
- a CDS encoding fumarylacetoacetate hydrolase family protein — protein: MRLARIATSDGPVTGRYEDGIVRTDDGTYEVSADGDFLPPCDPSALYCVGRNYAATLDQMEYERPEEPDFFIKPPASLLAHEEPIISPAFTDELTYAGELAAVIDEPCHDVSEDEVPAVVRGYTIMNDVDALDQQGRTARKAFDGSGPLGPWIETDVDPTDIDMWTDVNDERRQDANTELMLFDPYEIISYLSKRFTFRPGDVVAFGSPANPGLIEPGDTVEITYEGVGTLRNSVVGRDE
- a CDS encoding class I adenylate-forming enzyme family protein, whose translation is MLFPRLFKQSVARTPDRVAVVNLGTNETFTYRELAEAVYSVANGLEERGIEPGDRLTICMGNRPEHVITFLATQLIGAVAVPFNFRVSADGVTYHVNNSKSKLLLYDTFSKDAVETAAGDLDVPLIYVGDDPADRGTSFESLLDVSSTEPPIQVTEDDPSVMLYSSGTTGDPKGIPLDHRATTARTLVNAMGQRYYLGETILGVMPLYHTVGLHGVLCDVLGMSGTYLCQPQLDPEQCVRAIPEWDVTALHEAPTIFHQYLKTDTIEEVDLSSVSAVGFSGAPMSSSVFEAVIDVFEPDHVANLYGTTEAYGTLAYEALEKGDDPTTAGPANVFFETRIVDVSAIDPDATVDPGIEGELIVNTESPVAFDGYWNKPEQTEAVIQDGWFFTGDAAYETDERNIVITGRTDDMIISGGENIHPANVEDVLASHPKITDVGIVGVPDEEWGEKVKAYIVSDGLSANKLDQWCLENDELPNFKRPRVYEFVSELPRNPSGKIMRYKLQNQE
- a CDS encoding IclR family transcriptional regulator → MSQGRPPLRTIQRTFAVLDVLWTVDGAGPTEVAEQMDLPKSTVYEYLRALASTGYVVQADGKYRISYKFLSMGGRMRQRNRLFQIAKPELRKVAMETGELVNLNIEERSKSIIVHQEEGDQSLNLGTYPGMETPLHSHAAGKVLLAHLPEDVLERILDGHLEQVTDETITDPATLRTELDQIRDQGYAVDWDQQVPGMGVVSVPILIDGRLFGSIGVVCPTGRLEDTSYQNDLVRKIRETANTITVNYKYGN
- a CDS encoding ferritin-like domain-containing protein, which translates into the protein MPKLTSDQFTKRLSRQTEKEADRLAETVYTPDMRMEGQSLIRMLQSFMWNEFYFGMYPPAKQMNRLYELNDGDVTADIDIVVELANMARDELKHAKLFSNRIEELGGEPDLRKYEPTDEQVEMFHTVYDHENPVLLAACQQVGIERFVPKLFQALVDNDVVDDRTKEVLHSADLDEPNHLNVGRKILLRYATNEEIQQRVMEVNRAACKSMYDLYGVEYERNADELKESIA